One segment of Nostoc flagelliforme CCNUN1 DNA contains the following:
- a CDS encoding extracellular solute-binding protein codes for MDRRSFLLSTSTLALSQLLFGCGGNNQMQLKVQLLKGSIPGQVVNQFHKGLQQEVQLKFAPVEQIQGLFQQLQNWQQKPKATDEQGWRRFIPFRQSQKTADADLVTLGDYWLKAAIEQKLIQPLQEVQGNQLKQWSALDERWKQLVTRNDQGNLDTQGKVWGAPYRWGSTVIVYNRDKLQKLGWTPKDWSDLWREGVRQQISLLNQPREVIGLVLKKLGKSYNTENLDQVPDLEKELQALNQQVKFYSSNNYLEPLIMGDTWLAVGWSSDVVQVLGRYPQLGAVIPQSGTAIWADLWVRPAGITTKGTFSDQWIDFCWQPSTAKQISVLTKSNSPISTNIVASDIQEALRSILQSDVYDGLRLREVFDKSEFLLPLPASTIKQYESLFAKIKV; via the coding sequence ATGGATCGACGGTCTTTTTTGCTAAGTACAAGTACATTGGCACTTTCACAACTGCTTTTTGGCTGTGGTGGAAACAACCAGATGCAACTAAAAGTACAGTTATTAAAAGGTTCTATACCTGGTCAGGTGGTTAATCAGTTCCACAAAGGTTTGCAGCAAGAGGTGCAGTTAAAGTTTGCTCCAGTCGAGCAGATACAAGGTTTATTTCAGCAATTACAAAATTGGCAGCAGAAACCAAAAGCCACAGATGAGCAGGGATGGAGACGCTTTATACCCTTTAGGCAAAGTCAAAAAACAGCTGATGCAGACCTAGTGACATTGGGAGATTACTGGCTAAAAGCAGCTATTGAGCAGAAACTGATTCAACCACTCCAAGAGGTACAGGGAAACCAATTAAAGCAGTGGTCTGCTTTAGATGAAAGGTGGAAACAACTGGTAACGCGCAACGACCAAGGTAACTTGGATACTCAAGGGAAGGTGTGGGGTGCGCCTTATCGGTGGGGTAGCACAGTGATTGTTTATAACCGTGACAAGTTGCAAAAATTGGGATGGACGCCCAAAGATTGGAGTGATTTGTGGCGAGAGGGAGTGCGGCAGCAGATTTCCCTACTCAATCAACCACGAGAAGTTATTGGTTTGGTCTTAAAGAAGCTAGGAAAATCTTATAATACAGAGAATCTTGACCAAGTACCAGACTTGGAAAAGGAATTACAGGCATTAAACCAACAGGTAAAGTTCTACAGTTCCAATAACTATTTAGAACCTCTAATTATGGGAGACACTTGGCTAGCGGTTGGTTGGTCAAGCGATGTAGTGCAAGTTCTGGGACGTTATCCGCAACTTGGCGCAGTTATTCCCCAGTCAGGAACAGCAATCTGGGCAGACTTGTGGGTACGTCCCGCAGGTATTACTACTAAGGGTACTTTTTCAGATCAATGGATTGACTTTTGTTGGCAACCAAGCACAGCAAAACAAATTTCAGTGCTGACCAAAAGTAATTCCCCCATTTCTACAAATATTGTTGCTTCCGATATCCAAGAAGCATTACGGAGTATTTTACAGAGCGATGTCTACGACGGGCTACGCCTACGCGAAGTTTTTGATAAAAGCGAATTTTTGCTTCCCTTACCCGCATCAACAATAAAACAATACGAGTCTTTATTCGCCAAAATTAAGGTTTAA
- the bchL gene encoding ferredoxin:protochlorophyllide reductase (ATP-dependent) iron-sulfur ATP-binding protein — translation MKLAVYGKGGIGKSTTSCNISVALAKRGKKVLQIGCDPKHDSTFTLTGFLIPTIIDTLQEKDYHYEDVWPEDVIYKGYGGVDCVEAGGPPAGAGCGGYVVGETVKLLKELNAFDEYDVILFDVLGDVVCGGFAAPLNYADYCLIVTDNGFDALFAANRIAASVREKARTHPLRLAGLIGNRTSKRDLIEKYIEAVPMPVLEVLPLIEDIRVSRVKGKTLFEMAEQDPSLDYVCDYYLNIADQILARPEGVVPNDTPDRELFSLLSDFYLNPGKPQVPNSEEELDLMIV, via the coding sequence GTGAAACTAGCAGTCTACGGAAAAGGTGGTATCGGTAAATCCACAACTAGCTGTAACATATCAGTCGCCCTAGCTAAACGTGGCAAGAAAGTGCTGCAAATTGGTTGCGACCCCAAACATGACAGTACCTTTACCCTGACTGGGTTTTTGATTCCGACAATTATCGACACCCTCCAAGAAAAGGACTATCACTACGAAGATGTCTGGCCTGAAGATGTAATTTACAAAGGCTACGGCGGTGTTGATTGCGTAGAAGCTGGTGGACCACCAGCGGGTGCTGGATGCGGTGGATACGTAGTCGGTGAAACCGTAAAATTACTTAAAGAACTCAACGCCTTTGATGAATACGATGTAATTCTTTTTGACGTTCTGGGTGACGTAGTTTGCGGTGGTTTTGCAGCACCACTCAACTATGCAGATTACTGCCTGATTGTTACAGACAACGGCTTTGATGCTTTGTTTGCGGCTAATCGGATTGCTGCTTCAGTCCGTGAAAAAGCACGAACTCACCCACTGCGTCTAGCTGGGTTAATTGGCAATCGCACCTCCAAGCGCGACTTGATTGAAAAATATATAGAAGCTGTGCCCATGCCAGTTCTAGAAGTTTTACCTTTGATTGAAGATATCCGTGTTTCCCGTGTGAAAGGCAAGACTTTGTTTGAGATGGCAGAGCAAGATCCTTCCCTAGACTACGTTTGCGACTACTATCTCAACATCGCTGACCAAATTCTGGCGCGTCCAGAAGGTGTTGTGCCTAACGACACACCAGATCGTGAGTTGTTCTCTTTGTTATCCGATTTTTATCTAAATCCGGGAAAACCCCAGGTTCCTAATTCAGAAGAGGAACTAGACTTGATGATTGTATAA
- a CDS encoding DUF5331 domain-containing protein, with amino-acid sequence MAFFDSFTDSLKQKWLQFFQNNRDWITLHMQVESVYTPDGGKRPPSYLILGVVNALEPKLAQLMLPFAKLNPDADTLIEVLDLHFDPDFALGNRFVNPEVERFVEEAAAVIDEKREDETLTHSHTNGFAAVAVVQEFTIVDSDEQSLEISELDETEDAFGDISLSDGDDSKDESLEISSLEADEFGEIAFDTTAAMEVKLDEDEALEDTPLDENAFKDVLSDVWGDETALQKAEKSNDFLGEELPAGVFDESEIARLFPNA; translated from the coding sequence ATGGCATTCTTTGACAGCTTTACAGACTCATTAAAGCAAAAGTGGTTGCAATTTTTCCAAAACAATCGGGACTGGATTACGCTGCACATGCAAGTGGAATCGGTATACACACCTGATGGCGGGAAGCGACCACCTTCTTACCTCATCCTGGGAGTTGTTAACGCCCTAGAGCCAAAACTAGCGCAGTTAATGTTGCCCTTTGCCAAACTCAATCCTGATGCTGATACCCTGATTGAAGTGCTGGATTTGCATTTTGACCCAGATTTCGCTCTTGGTAATCGCTTCGTCAACCCAGAAGTAGAGAGATTCGTAGAAGAAGCAGCCGCTGTCATTGACGAAAAGCGTGAGGATGAAACATTAACACATTCTCATACAAATGGCTTTGCGGCGGTAGCGGTAGTTCAAGAGTTCACAATAGTGGATTCTGATGAGCAAAGCTTAGAAATCAGCGAGTTAGATGAAACCGAAGATGCCTTTGGCGATATTTCCTTATCCGATGGAGACGACTCAAAAGATGAGTCTCTGGAAATCTCTAGTTTAGAAGCAGATGAGTTTGGGGAAATTGCCTTCGATACAACAGCTGCAATGGAAGTAAAGCTGGATGAAGACGAGGCACTTGAAGATACTCCATTAGATGAGAATGCGTTTAAAGACGTGTTGTCAGATGTCTGGGGTGATGAAACAGCTTTGCAAAAAGCTGAAAAAAGTAACGATTTTTTAGGGGAAGAACTGCCAGCAGGCGTTTTTGATGAATCAGAAATTGCCCGTCTCTTCCCCAACGCTTAA
- a CDS encoding AbrB/MazE/SpoVT family DNA-binding domain-containing protein — MEITKLSPQGQVIIPQSLREAHQWEVGQEFIIIDMGDGILLKPKKLFPETKLDDVAGCLKYQGKPKTIEDMDNAIRQGIEES, encoded by the coding sequence ATGGAAATTACAAAATTGTCTCCTCAAGGACAAGTAATTATTCCCCAATCTTTGCGGGAAGCTCATCAATGGGAAGTAGGTCAAGAATTTATTATTATTGATATGGGTGATGGAATTCTTTTAAAGCCTAAGAAACTTTTTCCAGAAACTAAGTTAGATGATGTAGCAGGTTGTTTAAAATATCAAGGAAAACCTAAAACTATTGAGGATATGGATAATGCAATTCGCCAAGGTATAGAGGAATCGTGA
- the clpB gene encoding ATP-dependent chaperone ClpB, producing the protein MQPTNPNQFTEKAWEAIAHTPDIVKQYQQQQIESEHLMKALLEQDGLATGILTKAGVNLQKLRDRTEQFFQRQPKVSGTSSSVYLGRSLDTLLDRADGYRKEFQDEYISIEHLLLAYAKDDRFGKALFQEFGLDEGKLKNIIKQVRGSQKVTDQNPEGKYEALEKYGRDLTEAARKGQLDPVIGRDDEIRRTVQILSRRTKNNPVLIGEPGVGKTAIAEGLAQRIIAGDVPQSLKDRKLISLDMGALIAGAKFRGEFEERLKAVLKEVTESGGNIVLFIDEIHTVVGAGATQGAMDAGNLLKPMLARGELRCIGATTLDEYRKHIEKDAALERRFQQVYVDQPSVEDSISILRGLRERYENHHGVKISDSALVAAAVLSSRYISDRFLPDKAIDLVDEAAARLKMEITSKPEELDEIDRKILQLEMEKLSLKKESDAASRERLEKLEKEIADLKEEQRTLNSQWQSEKDIIDKIQSVKKEIERVNLEIQQAERDYDLNRAAELKYGNLTSLHRQLETVESELANAQKSGKSLLREEVTEADIAEIISKWTGIPISKLVESEKEKLLHLEDELHRRVVGQEEAVTAVADAIQRSRAGLADPNRPIASFIFLGPTGVGKTELAKALAAYMFDSEDALVRIDMSEYMEKHAVSRLIGAPPGYVGYEEGGQLTEAIRRRPYSVILFDEIEKAHPDVFNIFLQILDDGRVTDAQGHKVDFKNAIIIMTSNIGSQYILDVAGDNAHYDEMRRRVMEAMRNSFRPEFLNRIDEIIIFHGLDKKELRHIVLLQVERLRQRLSDRKISLKLSDAALDFLAEVGYDPVYGARPLKRAIQRELETQIAKAILRGEFTDGNTIFVDVQNERLSFSRLPAEVFSS; encoded by the coding sequence ATGCAACCTACTAATCCTAACCAATTTACAGAAAAAGCCTGGGAAGCGATCGCCCATACCCCGGATATTGTTAAACAATATCAACAACAGCAAATTGAAAGTGAACACCTGATGAAAGCGCTGCTAGAACAAGATGGTCTAGCAACTGGGATTCTCACTAAGGCGGGTGTTAACCTCCAAAAATTGCGCGATCGCACTGAACAATTTTTTCAACGTCAGCCGAAAGTATCTGGTACTAGCAGTTCTGTCTACTTAGGACGCAGCCTAGATACACTTCTAGATCGAGCAGACGGATATCGCAAAGAGTTTCAAGACGAATATATTTCAATTGAACACTTATTGCTGGCTTACGCTAAAGATGACCGCTTTGGCAAAGCTTTATTCCAAGAGTTTGGTTTAGACGAAGGCAAACTCAAAAATATTATTAAACAAGTTCGGGGGAGCCAAAAAGTGACCGATCAAAATCCAGAAGGCAAATACGAAGCACTGGAAAAATACGGGCGTGACCTTACAGAAGCCGCGCGTAAAGGTCAACTCGATCCAGTGATTGGGCGAGATGATGAGATTCGTCGCACTGTCCAAATTCTCTCTCGTCGCACCAAAAATAACCCTGTGCTAATTGGTGAACCAGGTGTTGGTAAAACTGCGATCGCCGAAGGATTAGCACAGCGCATTATCGCAGGTGATGTACCCCAATCCCTCAAAGACCGCAAGCTAATTTCTTTAGATATGGGTGCTTTGATTGCGGGGGCAAAATTCCGGGGTGAATTTGAAGAACGCCTGAAAGCAGTATTAAAAGAAGTTACTGAATCTGGCGGCAATATTGTTTTATTTATTGATGAAATTCACACCGTTGTTGGCGCTGGTGCAACCCAAGGCGCGATGGATGCTGGTAACTTATTAAAACCGATGTTGGCGCGGGGCGAATTGCGTTGTATTGGGGCGACAACTTTAGATGAATATCGCAAACATATCGAAAAAGATGCCGCTCTAGAAAGACGCTTCCAGCAGGTTTATGTCGATCAGCCTAGTGTAGAAGATAGCATTTCGATTTTGCGCGGGTTAAGAGAACGTTATGAAAACCACCACGGGGTGAAAATTTCTGATAGTGCTTTAGTTGCCGCCGCCGTATTGTCGAGTCGATATATTAGCGATCGCTTCCTCCCGGATAAAGCCATTGACTTGGTGGATGAAGCCGCAGCTAGATTAAAAATGGAGATTACCTCCAAACCTGAAGAACTCGACGAAATTGATCGCAAGATTCTGCAATTGGAAATGGAGAAGTTATCGCTCAAAAAAGAAAGCGATGCAGCTTCTCGTGAACGTCTAGAAAAATTGGAAAAAGAAATTGCCGATCTCAAAGAAGAACAAAGAACCCTGAATAGTCAATGGCAGTCTGAAAAAGATATCATTGACAAAATTCAGTCTGTGAAAAAAGAGATTGAACGGGTTAACTTAGAGATTCAGCAAGCAGAACGCGACTACGACCTTAACCGGGCTGCGGAGTTGAAATATGGCAATTTAACCAGTTTGCATCGTCAATTGGAAACAGTAGAATCTGAATTGGCAAATGCTCAAAAAAGTGGTAAATCCCTATTACGGGAAGAAGTCACAGAAGCTGATATTGCCGAAATTATTTCTAAATGGACAGGGATTCCCATCAGCAAGTTAGTGGAATCGGAGAAAGAAAAACTGCTGCATTTAGAAGATGAACTGCACCGCCGCGTAGTTGGACAAGAAGAAGCAGTCACAGCTGTAGCCGATGCAATTCAGCGATCGCGGGCTGGACTGGCTGATCCTAATCGTCCCATCGCTAGCTTTATTTTCCTTGGACCTACAGGTGTGGGTAAAACCGAGTTGGCGAAAGCGCTGGCGGCGTATATGTTCGACAGTGAAGATGCGCTAGTGCGAATCGATATGTCGGAGTATATGGAGAAACACGCCGTCTCTCGTTTAATCGGTGCGCCTCCAGGATACGTAGGTTACGAAGAAGGCGGACAACTTACAGAAGCGATTCGTCGCCGTCCTTATTCAGTGATTCTTTTCGACGAAATCGAGAAAGCACACCCCGATGTATTTAATATCTTCTTGCAAATTCTTGATGATGGTCGCGTTACTGATGCCCAAGGTCATAAAGTAGACTTCAAGAACGCTATTATCATCATGACGAGCAACATCGGTTCACAGTATATTCTAGATGTCGCTGGAGATAACGCCCACTACGACGAAATGCGCCGTCGAGTAATGGAAGCGATGCGGAATAGCTTCCGTCCAGAGTTCCTCAACCGGATTGACGAAATCATCATCTTCCACGGTTTAGATAAGAAAGAATTGCGGCATATTGTGCTATTGCAAGTGGAAAGATTGCGGCAAAGATTGAGCGATCGCAAAATATCCCTCAAGCTCTCGGATGCTGCACTTGACTTTTTAGCAGAAGTAGGGTATGACCCAGTTTATGGGGCACGTCCACTGAAGCGAGCGATTCAGCGAGAGTTAGAAACTCAAATTGCCAAAGCCATCTTGCGCGGTGAATTCACCGATGGAAACACCATCTTTGTAGATGTGCAAAATGAGCGTCTTTCTTTTAGTCGCTTACCTGCTGAGGTATTTTCCAGCTAA
- a CDS encoding class I SAM-dependent methyltransferase: MNNRSIPKNYWDAALYEDKHAFVWQYGEDLLKFLNPQPGESILDLGCGTGQLTEKIAQAGAEVMGVDHAPAMIEKARQNYPHIRFDVADARNFQVEKPLDAVFSNAVLHWVKEADSAIASIHQSLKPGGRFVAEFGGKGNVQAIATALESALEAINIPTQALNPWYFPSIGEYATLLEHQGFDVIYAMLFARPTPLADGEAGMANWIQMFASSFLAGLSGEQQIQIIRVVEEYLKQTLYQQGTWIADYRRIRIVAIKL, encoded by the coding sequence ATGAATAATCGTTCAATACCTAAAAATTATTGGGATGCTGCTCTTTATGAGGATAAACACGCCTTTGTCTGGCAGTATGGTGAGGACTTACTAAAATTCCTCAACCCTCAGCCAGGAGAATCCATTTTGGATCTTGGCTGTGGTACGGGACAACTAACAGAAAAAATTGCCCAAGCTGGTGCTGAAGTCATGGGAGTTGATCATGCACCCGCGATGATCGAAAAGGCAAGACAAAACTATCCCCATATCCGCTTTGATGTTGCTGATGCTAGAAACTTTCAAGTAGAGAAGCCATTGGATGCTGTATTTTCCAACGCTGTATTGCATTGGGTGAAAGAAGCAGATAGTGCGATCGCTTCCATCCATCAATCTCTAAAACCCGGAGGCCGTTTTGTGGCAGAATTCGGTGGTAAGGGAAATGTGCAGGCGATCGCCACAGCTTTAGAAAGCGCCTTAGAAGCAATTAATATCCCTACACAAGCCCTAAATCCGTGGTATTTCCCTAGTATTGGTGAATACGCCACCTTACTAGAACACCAAGGCTTTGATGTTATTTATGCCATGCTTTTTGCTCGTCCAACTCCTTTAGCAGACGGAGAAGCAGGTATGGCAAACTGGATTCAGATGTTCGCCAGCAGTTTTTTAGCAGGGCTTTCTGGTGAGCAACAAATACAAATAATTCGCGTCGTCGAGGAATATCTGAAGCAAACACTGTATCAACAAGGAACTTGGATAGCAGACTATCGAAGAATTCGCATCGTTGCCATTAAACTTTAA
- a CDS encoding DUF2232 domain-containing protein: protein MSILDSLPDEPERHPSPGSPTPHNHWLDKEQQLMPPQLKADAPLRMVETAFLASAASLIWFINFYFPLGPVLRIFFPVPIALVYLRWGRRAAWMAALTSGLLLTVLMGPARSLLFVMPYGFMGVLLGATWYRRRVPWIVSITLGTLLGTLGVFFRLWLLSVLSGEDLWIYVISQVTEFVEWVFFNLSLLTSPSVFLIQVGAIALIVLNNFIYLFVVHLAAWLLFDRLGNPIPRPPRWVQVLMDYEA from the coding sequence ATGAGTATTTTAGATTCTTTGCCAGATGAGCCGGAGAGACATCCATCCCCTGGATCTCCAACTCCCCACAATCATTGGTTAGACAAAGAACAGCAGTTAATGCCTCCTCAACTCAAGGCTGATGCGCCCTTGAGGATGGTGGAAACGGCGTTTTTAGCCAGTGCCGCTAGCTTGATTTGGTTTATTAATTTCTACTTTCCCTTGGGGCCAGTTCTGCGGATATTTTTTCCGGTGCCGATCGCTCTAGTTTATCTGCGTTGGGGCAGGCGTGCGGCATGGATGGCAGCACTCACCTCCGGGTTACTGCTGACGGTACTGATGGGGCCAGCCCGTAGTTTGCTGTTTGTCATGCCCTACGGGTTTATGGGCGTGCTTTTAGGAGCGACATGGTATCGTCGTCGTGTTCCCTGGATTGTTTCCATCACCTTGGGTACGCTGTTGGGTACTTTGGGAGTCTTTTTTCGGCTGTGGTTGCTGTCTGTTTTGTCAGGTGAAGACCTGTGGATTTATGTAATTAGCCAGGTGACTGAGTTCGTAGAGTGGGTATTTTTTAACTTGAGTTTGTTGACGAGTCCCAGTGTGTTTTTGATTCAAGTGGGAGCGATCGCTTTAATTGTACTCAACAACTTTATCTACCTTTTTGTGGTACACCTGGCAGCATGGTTGCTTTTTGATCGCCTGGGCAACCCCATTCCCCGTCCACCACGCTGGGTACAAGTCCTCATGGATTATGAGGCATAG
- the cobT gene encoding nicotinate mononucleotide-dependent phosphoribosyltransferase CobT: MPNSQFRIYTQKEQGEEWLRRYRGCLPVFACVLGFTETGLIPGISAAGRTPEDRKYTAYADAEFLYYGPEHKAQYPLPPLAAGASPVLISRAVFESLKIPVYLFNAGLPQPPAVPVIDLGGTPAKCLSSGAAMGITTVHHLFKQGLLWGERLAANNQHKYVILGECVVGGTTTALAILTGLGVDAAGKVNSSHPICNHAQKWALVQAGLEKMRGSREQGAGGENFTLSSSSTPVNPLQLVAAVGDPMQVVVAGMAIAASRSCGVMLAGGTQMLAVYALISAIAQTYALSWQPEEVVVGTTRWVAEDPTGATVDLALNLGKASLTQSGRIPALLATHLSFADSRYPQLRAYEQGFVKEGMGAGAACIAAHLSQNWQQKQLLAAIEAQLERLSTASH, translated from the coding sequence ATGCCCAATTCCCAATTTCGCATTTATACGCAAAAAGAACAGGGTGAAGAATGGCTACGACGGTATCGTGGCTGTCTACCTGTATTTGCCTGTGTTTTAGGATTTACTGAAACTGGTTTAATTCCAGGCATTTCAGCAGCCGGTCGCACTCCAGAGGATCGGAAATATACTGCTTATGCCGATGCCGAGTTTTTGTATTATGGCCCAGAACATAAAGCCCAATATCCCTTACCACCATTAGCGGCTGGGGCTTCACCTGTGCTGATTTCCCGCGCTGTATTTGAGTCACTAAAGATACCAGTTTATTTATTTAATGCTGGTTTACCTCAGCCTCCTGCTGTGCCAGTAATTGATTTGGGGGGCACGCCTGCTAAGTGTTTAAGTAGTGGTGCTGCTATGGGAATCACAACGGTACACCACTTATTTAAACAAGGTCTACTTTGGGGAGAACGCCTTGCTGCCAATAACCAACATAAGTATGTGATTCTCGGTGAGTGCGTCGTTGGAGGCACTACAACTGCCCTGGCAATCTTAACTGGTTTGGGTGTAGATGCTGCCGGAAAAGTTAACAGTAGCCACCCGATTTGTAACCACGCGCAAAAGTGGGCACTAGTGCAAGCTGGGCTGGAGAAGATGAGGGGGAGCAGGGAGCAGGGAGCAGGGGGAGAAAATTTTACTTTGTCCTCCTCATCTACCCCAGTTAACCCCTTGCAACTCGTCGCTGCTGTAGGTGATCCGATGCAAGTGGTGGTAGCTGGGATGGCGATCGCTGCTAGTCGGAGTTGTGGTGTAATGCTTGCTGGTGGGACGCAAATGCTGGCGGTTTATGCGCTGATCAGTGCGATCGCTCAAACTTACGCCTTATCATGGCAACCAGAAGAAGTAGTTGTAGGCACAACTCGCTGGGTGGCAGAAGATCCTACTGGCGCTACAGTTGACTTAGCCCTCAACTTAGGAAAAGCCAGCTTAACTCAGAGTGGAAGAATCCCTGCCCTATTGGCAACTCATCTGAGCTTTGCTGATTCTCGTTATCCCCAGCTCAGAGCTTATGAGCAGGGCTTTGTGAAAGAAGGTATGGGCGCTGGAGCAGCTTGCATAGCCGCCCACCTTAGCCAAAATTGGCAGCAAAAGCAACTTTTGGCAGCCATTGAAGCCCAACTTGAACGGCTAAGTACAGCATCTCATTAA
- a CDS encoding ferredoxin:protochlorophyllide reductase (ATP-dependent) subunit N, whose translation MTVAQQPEALSFECETGNYHTFCPISCVAWLYQKIEDSFFLVIGTKTCGYFLQNAMGVMIFAEPRYAMAELEEGDISAQLNDYEELKRLCLQIKRDRNPSVIVWIGTCTTEIIKTDLEGLAPKLESEIGIPIVVARANGLDYAFTQGEDTVLAAMANRCPDKAPVAETEKSERNAIAKLLNFGKKKEDVAQDESEYVDHPPLVLFGSLPDPVVTQLTLELKKQGIKVSGWLPAKRFTELPVLEEGYYVAGVNPFLSRTATTLMRRRKCKLIGAPFPIGPDGTRAWIEKICSVFGITPKGLDEREAQIWAGLEDYVKLIRGKSVFFMGDNLLEVSQARFLIRCGMTVHEIGIPYMDKRYQAAELALLEKTCQEMNSPLPRIVEKPDNYNQLQRIYELKPDLVITGMAHANPLEARGINTKWSVEFTFAQIHGFTNARDMLELVTRPLRRNNNLKDLGWDKLVREEAKI comes from the coding sequence ATGACTGTCGCTCAACAACCAGAAGCTTTAAGCTTTGAATGTGAAACTGGAAATTACCATACCTTTTGCCCAATTAGCTGCGTGGCGTGGTTATACCAAAAAATTGAAGATAGCTTCTTTTTGGTGATTGGGACAAAAACTTGTGGCTACTTCCTGCAAAATGCGATGGGGGTGATGATTTTTGCTGAACCCCGCTATGCAATGGCAGAGTTGGAAGAGGGGGATATTTCGGCACAACTCAATGATTATGAAGAGTTAAAGCGGTTGTGCTTGCAGATTAAACGCGATCGCAATCCTAGTGTAATTGTCTGGATTGGTACTTGCACCACGGAAATTATCAAAACAGATTTGGAAGGTTTAGCGCCGAAGCTGGAATCTGAAATTGGGATTCCCATCGTTGTAGCGCGGGCAAATGGTCTAGATTACGCCTTTACCCAAGGGGAAGACACGGTATTGGCAGCAATGGCTAACCGTTGCCCTGATAAGGCTCCTGTGGCGGAAACAGAGAAAAGTGAACGCAATGCGATCGCTAAATTGCTCAACTTCGGTAAAAAGAAAGAAGATGTCGCCCAAGATGAATCTGAGTACGTAGATCATCCACCACTGGTTCTCTTTGGTTCCCTTCCCGACCCCGTAGTGACTCAGTTAACCTTGGAACTGAAGAAACAAGGCATCAAAGTTTCCGGCTGGCTACCCGCGAAGCGCTTCACAGAATTGCCAGTACTGGAAGAAGGGTATTATGTTGCTGGTGTCAACCCCTTCCTCAGCCGCACAGCTACCACCTTAATGCGCCGCCGCAAGTGTAAACTCATTGGCGCACCCTTCCCCATTGGCCCCGATGGCACCCGCGCTTGGATTGAGAAAATCTGCTCGGTGTTCGGTATTACTCCCAAGGGTTTGGATGAACGGGAAGCACAAATTTGGGCAGGCTTGGAAGATTACGTGAAACTGATTCGCGGTAAGTCTGTATTCTTCATGGGTGATAACTTGCTGGAAGTTTCCCAAGCAAGATTCTTAATCCGTTGTGGAATGACAGTTCACGAAATCGGCATTCCTTACATGGATAAGCGCTATCAAGCTGCTGAGTTGGCATTGCTGGAGAAAACTTGCCAGGAAATGAATTCACCCCTGCCAAGGATTGTGGAGAAGCCGGATAATTACAATCAACTTCAACGGATTTATGAGTTGAAACCAGATTTGGTAATTACTGGTATGGCTCACGCTAATCCGTTGGAAGCACGCGGTATTAATACAAAGTGGTCTGTGGAGTTCACTTTTGCTCAAATTCACGGCTTTACGAATGCGCGTGACATGTTAGAGTTGGTGACTCGTCCGTTGCGCCGGAATAATAATTTGAAAGATTTGGGTTGGGATAAGTTGGTGAGAGAAGAAGCGAAGATTTAG
- a CDS encoding TIGR02450 family Trp-rich protein — MTKKQKFPYLVGSKWTAQQKVDGWRHFQVVNRKNQANWVYAEMVAACDPKVRFWINAKLLQDNSQWQAGWQTLQEIHGLETEVS, encoded by the coding sequence ATGACTAAAAAACAGAAATTTCCTTACCTAGTTGGTTCTAAGTGGACGGCACAGCAAAAAGTTGATGGCTGGCGACATTTCCAAGTAGTCAATCGTAAAAATCAGGCTAACTGGGTTTACGCCGAAATGGTTGCGGCTTGTGATCCGAAAGTCCGTTTTTGGATAAATGCCAAATTATTACAAGACAACTCCCAGTGGCAAGCTGGCTGGCAAACATTACAGGAAATCCACGGACTTGAAACTGAGGTGTCCTGA